The proteins below are encoded in one region of Lactuca sativa cultivar Salinas chromosome 3, Lsat_Salinas_v11, whole genome shotgun sequence:
- the LOC111887555 gene encoding uncharacterized protein LOC111887555 translates to MTQLANFVSKLESHGKLLSQTENNPNHSACAITSRNGKEYEGPKMIEKEQEMELEKEEEKSQAPSKQVPIEAKVTPPPFPIRLSKSKHEREDNEIMEMFRKVEVNVPLIDAIKQVPRYDKFLKELCISKKILKGNKIVKVGVNVCIVLHKRLPQKFKDPGVFTVRCKLGNLHVPRAMLDLGASINVLSYSIFKTLNICTLKKNGVSIQLDNRSLVHPEGVLEDVLVQVNELVFLADFYLLDMDDDDSLNLSSILLGRPFLKTAMTKIDVSDEPLTEECFHFTNLDVLALILDRNLQKDEVKKLSNQSKIEEEILEVVSCMDQKKKMRFDVLKPKLQMTNEKLAPSIVQAPELEPKTLPDHLKYAYLGEKESLPMIISTKLSTKEEEEIVTTLKEYKEAIGWTIADIKGLSPSLCMHKILMEEDSKPS, encoded by the exons atgactcaactcgccaactTTGTGAGTAAACTGGAGTCACATGGCAAACTACTGTCACAAACAGAAAATAATCCAAATCATAGTGCATGTGCTATCACTTCGAGAAATGGCAAAGAATATGAAGGTCCAAAGATGATTGAAAAAGAACAAGAGATGGAGttagaaaaagaagaagagaagtCACAAGCACCTTCAAAACAAGTTCCCATTGAAGCAAAAGTCACTCCTCCTCCATTTCCCATAAGGTTAAGCAAGTCAAAGCATGAAAGGGAAGACAATGAAATCATGGAGATGTTCAGAAAAGTTGAGGTAAATGTTCCTCTTATTGATGCTATCAAACAAGTCCCTAGATATGataaattccttaaggaattatGCATATCCAAGAAAATATTGAAAGGGAATAAAATTGTCAAAGTAGGTGTAAATGTATGTATAGTGTTACATAAAAGATTACCTCAAAAATTTAAGGATCCGGGTGTTTTCACGGTTCGTTGCAAGTTAGGTAATCTTCATGTTCCACGAGCTATGCTAGACCTTGGAGCTTCTATCAATGTGTTGTCATATTCTATTTTTAAAACCTTAAATATTTGCACATTGAAGAAGAACGGGGTAAGCATTCAATTGGATAATAGATCTTTAGTACATCCAGAAGGTGTGCTAGAAGATGTATTAGTCCAAGTGAATGAATTAGTATTTCTGGCAGATTTTTATCTCCTTGATATGGATGATGATGACTCATTGAATTTGAGTTCAATTCTTCTAGGAAGACCCTTTTTGAAAACAGCCATGACAAAAATTGATGTTTCTGATG AACCATTAACCGAAGAGTGTTTTCATTTTACTAATCTCGATGTGTTAGCTCTTATTTTAGACAGGAATCTTCAAAAGGATGAAGTGAAAAAACTTTCCAACCAATCCAAAATtgaagaagagattttggaagttgTATCTTGCATGGACCAAAAGAAGAAAATGAGGTTTGATGTTCTAAAGCCGAAATTACAAATGACTAATGAGAAACTTGCTCCATCTATTGTGCAGGCACCTGAATTGGAACCCAAGACTTTACCCGATCATCTCAAATATGCGTATCTTGGAGAGAAAGAGAGCTTACCAATGATCATCTCCACAAAGTTAtcaacaaaagaagaagaagagattgTCACCACCTTGAAGGAGTATAAGGAAGCTATTGGGTGGACTATAGCTGATATCAAAGGGCTAAGTCCTTCACTTTGCATGCACAAGATCCTTATGGAAGAAGATTCCAAGCCCTCCTGA